The genomic stretch CATCTCCAGATTGGACGTTTCGGATTATATGAGACAGAAGTAACCAATGCATTGTTGAATACAATACTTGCCACAACATTTGTAAACTGTTCAGCTGGGGGTGAGGGTgcggtcatacgcaaaaaacagtCATTATCATATAACAGACGTACCACCCCAACTCAATACCACACGACCATTAATCatcacagtaaaaacagacataatgaagcgttcttacctttgtatacgtTAGttatcagcagatgtgtcagccacacgaAGAACACAGTGTgcactaactctgctgtgcacAATATTGTTtttcctatgggtaaatatcgggactttcttcctatgcatcgggacgctgGACAATTACTAGAAATCGGGACTATCGCGACATAGGGCATGTATGCGGTACATCGACAGTTCTGTATCAACTGTTGtcagattttccttttttctcaTGTTGGTTGAACTGACTAGCAACAACATGTAGGCTACAGATTCCATTTGTACAAGTGAATAAGTGAGAGACCGTGCATAGCCACACAAATGTGGTACATTTGgcaagtttattttgtattttgtttttttgatcaCGAATATTTTGCATTATAAAACTTAACAGCACGCTAGTGAAGGAGACCCCTGCTGTTTATTTcggacaggaaaaaaaaaaaaaacaatgtccctTCCTACAAGAAAAGTAAATCACAGGTGTTCACTATATATgaaatttaacttaaaaaaaaaaaaaaaaagagtttttaaTCCTTTATTCAAATTAGGACAGggtagaatatatatttttcggGTGTTGGTTAATACACCCCAAACCCCACCCCCACATAATCCAATTTCCTGCAATAATTGAATAGTAAGTACGTCATTCGCTGTTCGGTATAAACAAGTGTAAGGGGCGTGCTAGAGCGTGAATTGCGTTTTGCATATTGTTGTTGAGCGAAGTTTTGAAGATGGTGCAATTATCGAAAGCTGGAGTCAACGAGAATCCGTCTCTGAAAGCTGGACACCCTCCTGCAGGTTTGTGTTTAAAGAGCAGTGTGAATAACATAGTAACCTGTTGTGCAGTCGTTTTAGCAACTTCGTCACCTGTAAAACATGTTAGAAATGgcatgttattttacaaaatggaGATTGCTTGAAGTGGCTTTTTTGTACAACGAAACTGTTAtggaaatgtattatatttaagcTTCTGCTTTTTTTCGCATGAATTTTCCTTATATTGCTTGATTAGTTTagacaatcttaaaaaaaaaaaaaaaaaaagtttacgtAGCGAAATGTACTGCTCCTGTGACTACCGTTAGCGTTAACAAGACGTGAAGGAATACTGACAATTCCCCGTATTTAAGTAAATAACTGTTATCCTTCCATTGTGGCAACAGTAACGACACAGCGTTGTAACTGCGTACTCTATCTGCCATGCTTGAACTGTTACGCATTCAAACTCCATGTGAATTGTTTTCAAGTCATTGAGTCATGCGCAATGCAGATACACGACTGCGCAGATTCAATGTTGCGGCTCTGAAGTGTGTgtgatataattattttttttattaacgcATCCGCCACACAAACTGCTGTCGACCTAATTTTAAACTGGAATGCAACTGTAAGGAGACGTGTCAAATTATTAGTTTTCATTGTGTTGTGTAAATTAGAACATGCATGCCATTTACCTGGAGTGtgactttacagtttttaattggAACAGCATTTAAGTTGTGTGTTTCATTGGGAGCTGTGTGCCTTTTTTAAAGCAGTCTGTTCTGTACAGCGATTGTAGGTCTCATTTGCTACAAATTCAGCCCTTATGAAATTAGAATGTGAATTAATGTAATTATCGCAATATAACGTTATAGTAAAGGACAAAGCTGTCTGAAAGGTTTTTTCTTTGAGGACTCTTGCATAACACGAAGTAGCTCTCCTCTCTCTAGGGCTAGAAAGGAGCAATCCATCAATTTTATACTTCAATTGCAGTGTGTTATGGTGCCAACTCATAAAGGAGGGCAAACTAGGAGGATTAGAAGGAATTGATTTGCACAAGGCTGCTTTTGTATTCCTGCTTTCTATTGTCTTAAATTTATAATTGGTGGTCCAAAGTTGTTGTATAACTTAGTTATGCAATTGTTTCATTATGAATGAAGTCTGTTAAGATAATAAAATGGGTAGAGAATCTCCTGACTCCCTTTTGAAGATCCTGACCAAAGAGTTCACAATATTCCCTTGGTTAAtctagtgatttatttatttatttatttatttatttattttttggaaactcCCTTGCTTTAACCCATTTTAAAGCTCCTACATGTGTGCCACTTTGTAATGAACATTCACCCTAATCGTTGGCATAAGAGCATGCAGTAtcttctgtagctgtgtttttatATGAAGTGATCACCAAGTTTAAGAACACTGTAAGGGATGCCTGGAAGCGTGCAATGGCTTGTGGGTGAGGTCTGAATCCTAACCTATAGGGACAGATGCAGTTGGAATGACTGTCTGCCTCCCTACAGGCACACCCTTAATGGTGCTTAATGTGGGAGTGGAACAGGAGTAATGTAGTGGAAGGTTCAGATATAAAGCACTACTCAAAGCATGAGCAATTTTCTTCACTTCATAGTTATTAAATATTGGTTTGACCTTGGGTCTTGTCTTGGATTTGCAATGCTCAGGACACAATAATTGGTATTAAACTATGtagttctacttttttttttttttttttttttttttttttgctgttttgaccTATTTAAACTTTGGTggcaaattgatttatttatgtagtgTGTGTGCTAGGAATTGACTTTGGATGACTTGTAGATTTCCATCAGTACAGTGACTAGAGTAGCGGTGCTTTCTAATACAAATACTGCAGTGTTTAAACTGCCGTTTTCTAAATTCATGTACAAACTGTACTCATGTTATATAACTTAATATCTCCCTAGGAAAGGCTGTAGGAAAAAGAGCGGCTAAAAAAGGTGGTGAAGAAAATGTTCCTTCTGAAAAAGAGGCCAAGAGACCTACAGCAGAAAAGAGGTAAGATAGCAAAGTGCCTGCCTGGACTGAAAAGTGAAATCGACAGGCCTACATTGATGCCCCCTGTTTTAACAGGGTTTAAAAAACTTGCAGTCGGCCATGGAATCTGATTTCTCGGACCCCTTTCATGTTATCCCTCCTTAATATACTTGCTTGAAAGGAAGCTGAAAACCAAGACTGGATTCAGGGGTAGAGTCTCTAATTCTGGTTGCTTTTAAAATTCTGCTTCTATTTCCAGGTCCACTGCAGTGCTTTCCAGAATGCAGTCGATCAGTATTCTTCTAGCTGGTACTCTTGATAAGGTTGGTATGTCCATCAATGGTCCTCTTCTTTCCAGGACAGTTCTGTCCACCGACTTGTACAAAACCACTACTGGTAGccttattgtgtttttattggtaAATTAACCCACTGTTAGCTACTACTGTACAGGCAGCTAAGAATTCAGAAGCTATGTGAAGGGACAAGTGCTTGTTTTGGAATATGCTTCATTAATAAAatcaagtattttgtttttggtacCCTTTTaaggtaaattgtttttttttttttatatatatataatctagtaCAATTGTGGTATGCTTTAATTCTGTCTTTCTTTCAATTGTAGTTAAGTTGTGAATTTCCAGCTGCAACAGCAAGTGTTGCATGTAACAAGCCCAGACCTGCAGTTGAAAAGCTGCACACACCGAAGAAACTGTACCTCATTCAACAGCCCCGCAAGTGTTGAGTGATAGGCCAGTttgcgggggaggggggggtgggggtggtggtacTGTATAATGGAGGGATGGCTTATTTCAGTAAGATAAAGCAATAGATTTAAAATAGTGCTTTTTCTGGATGCATGTTTTCTTTATGGAGTTCAGTTTGTATGTCAAAACTACTAATAAATGAAATGGATATAAATTTGGTAGTGGGCTggttatcttatttaaaaaaagtggtaatGACCCCAGTGCTGAAAGTGTATTGAAATATAAGCCTGTGTTGATGTAGTGTACACAGTAGCAGGTTTGTGGTGTCTGTCAGCAAGGCAGTGGCAGGTGACTTCCTTGCTTTTACAGAAAGTCGGTTAAATCTTTAGGTCTTGGCAAGCAGCCAGTGCCTGACTAGACCGCAGGTAGTATTTTGACCCGTTTATTGTGTGAAGCCTCACTATGAAACTTGCAAAGAACAATTTACTATAATATGGTGTCTGTAAAAAGTGCAAGTGTGACACagtatctagagaactgcttcaCTTGCAATTAATCATTCTTTAGCACTTCTTTTTAAAGTAGCAATTTTCCATGCACACATTGTATTTACATATCTGGACAACAGTTTATCCAGTTGCGAATCCTTTTCTAGACCCTGTCGTAGAACATATCGTGACCTGGGAGATGTGCATAGGTCACTGGTTAATTATACTAATTTTCAAATAGGCAGTTACTTAAatgctgcttattttttttattggtttaatatttattattctcTCCACAGCTGTGCAGTCTAGggagttgcttttttttattttattttttttttctctttaaaacctCACATTTGGGGAGTCTAACTTATTTTGATAGCAGGAAAATGTGTCTTTTCTGAAAGCTTGCCTTGCATATTTTGAGTCAATGTTTGAAGCGTCTGTCCCTTTTTGGGGCCTAGTGTCTATCCCATTGTtatccaccagagggagcctgTGGACTACAGATCATGATTAACACCATTTGTTCCCAAACGTTGCAGAGGGAAATCTGATTTGGGAACACCAACAGACTAAGCCTAGACTGGAAGGTACATGTATATCTTGTATAAGGAGGTTTAATGCTGCTTTGCACATACAACCtatatttaattgtgtttgtggAGGAGCAGGGTTTTTGACTAGTGTATACCTGCAAatgagaggagggaggagagaaggtttgtgtgttgtgtagggtttttttttttttttttttttttttttaaattccagctTTGAGGCTGTGCCCAGTGCCTCTTCAAGTTTCCTAAAGAATGGATTTATTCTTTtgattttaattatgttattgaAGTGCTTTGGCAGACCCCTTGTAATTTTAGTGAAGTCCTGCCAACGCTGAAGCTTTCCTCTGCATTCAGTTCTCCAACTCTTTGTTTTACTCTTTTTGTAAAGTCCGTTGCATGTGTAGGCAGCTTTTAATGAAAGCCTTTCAGCCAAAAGCAGTCTTGTTCTGTGGAAATGGCTGCATGCAGGTGCAATTGTTTTGTGAGGCTCCCAAGTGTTGGTGTAAAAATGGCCTTGgtagagttttttgttttttaatgtctaCAATAACTTATTTCAAAACAATAAGTGTCAGCCAGCAAAACCAATGAACACTTCATCTAGAGAGGCAGCTGTGGCTGGTCTAACATACGATACAAGTACAGCACATAAGGCTAAATCAGTTTATTCTGTATTGCATGCcgttattatattaaatatactgcttcatccttatttatttatttttttttaatagaaacttTTTTGTGATTACCATAATGGGGGAGGGGGAGCATGTATACTGTGTGCTTGGTTAATAAAAGCTACATATTTAATACTACATGAGCTGCTTCCCTGAGGCAAGGTTACTTGTAGGATAAAAATAATTGCTTCTTTACACTAGAACAACATAAATCATTTCTGAAGAAAAACACCATGTAGTTACAGCTTGTGTATAACATTACCaactaaaataaacactaaatgtTAATAAGTAGGCTGGAGTAAtgatgaaataatacaaaattattgaTAACATCTTGGTTACTGGTAATTGTTCCCAGGTTGCATTACCCAATGACGTAACATTATCTACAATCAATTTTGAACTTCCATTTGACCAGCGCTACAACTGTTACAGCCTGAAGTAAACAGTATAACTACATGATTTTGTATGTAGCTTTTCAATATGACATTGCAGTGTCATCACGTTTATTTCCTGGCTGGGACAGAGCTTGGATCCTTGTACCATGTTATGGTATGGGCCACACATTCCAGGCTAATCCACTACGGTCCTTCCTTTTGGTTTTGCATTCATGCATGTTCTGTTAACAAGAACAATACTCTGGTCGCAAGAGATAAGAATTCAAAAACAGTATGTTTTGCTTTGGTATAAAATTTCAGTAGGTAAACCTCAGCATGTGCACTGTCAGATGTGACACAGAACTGGGCTCCCAGTTGGGTTCACCAGCACACTAACTGTTCTTTGTGCAAAGTGAACAGGTGATGTTTTGTTTGACTGGCAGTGTCAAGCCAAATCTGctatcactgttttttttctgaatcaggAAGAACCTGCTTAGCAACATCAATGTCTTTCAGCAGCCAACGCGGACTCCCAGAATTGCACTTGTGGGACAAGCCTGGGAGACACTTGAGAGCGCTGCCGGCAAAGTGCAAGCCATTCCTCTTCCCCAGATACATGTCCTTTTATAACACAGCCTTCATTAGTtctagagctgtgtgtgtgtaaaatatatatatatatatatatatatatatatatatatatacacatagtacAAACTCATGAACTCTACAGTAGCTGTCCAGCAAGTAGGCAGTTGTTAAAATGCACTTGGCAGCATTGGTAGAGGGAAAGTAAGAAAGTAACAGCAAGCAATGCAGCAATTATTTTGGGAAAAGAAGTTTTCATGGCGCAGTCCAAAGAGAAACATATCGCAATGATGCTTGAGAAATTTGTTTTTGAATGATCACTGGGACTATTTGCAGAATGTCTTTGTTGATTTGAAACCTGGAAGGTATAACTACTACCAACGAAGAAATTGTTGATTAACTTTACCCATGTAAAAGTTTCtcgtaaaagcacagcaaaaagtagtaaagcataggaaagaaTTATAAATGCCAAAGAGCtatggaaaagcatggtaaactatggtaaccTCAATCTGAATAGAAATCTAAACCAATATGGCTGCCTGGAAAAGATACCAGAGGTTGCACTAAAATGGCAGAATTAATTTCTTTCAAATTGTATTGTACAATCACGTGcgtttggttttatttatgtagTATTTCAGTGtggggagaaaaagaaaatggttacATAAGCACCCAGTCTGCTTTTAAAACCATAAACCATTATATCAAGCTGAAACAATACTTAGCATTGGAtcaaaagaatatttatttacataaattagATAAAGCAGGCtgtcaaaaaatgctaattaacaAATGACGTGTCTGTGTTCTTAACAAGTCCTTACTCATCAGGGTTTAATGGAAGCCTCAAAGAACCTCTCTTGGAAACAGGCCAACTGTGTTTTGCGGCGAGTATGATAAACGGTCTATAATCGTTAGAAGACagatgtactgtaataaataatatttaactaAGAGCTTTGTCATGTTTTGTGGTACAACGAATGACAGTAGTGGTGGTGGCGAAGACTAATATAAGGAATCATGGATACATGCGATCCATTGACAATGCATTCGGTGGGACTGTTGACTgcacattacaaaatgtttttccatcaggtttttattttgtttgcgatTATGCAGCCTACagatcatttgttttctttattaacgGTTACGACACCAAAGAAAGGTAAAAAGCTTTGACTGCATCATAGACAAATCCTGGAGTACTTAAACCCTTTACTATATGGTATTTTATTGTGCAAAATCTTATTCAGCTCTCAAATACTCACCTGCTTATGAATTAGAGATTTAATGCCATTCCAAAGATATATGGGTATTTACTAGCATTATTTTCAGCTCCTAAACAAGCCCCCAGTTGTCCTATTAATGTAAGCAAAATCAGTATCCTGCAAGGAGTTATTTTTGTCTGGCTCATCATATATCACCATATGCAATAGGCAAGCTTGAGAGTTCTGTATTACAAGCACTAAAACCAACCatacttataaaaaaataaatgttaattcaaaattttcaccttttgttgccttatagcctggaattaaaatgcattaaaattgcttttttcttccatttatctacgcatcctacctcacaacttccaagtgaaaaaaatattctagaaatttgtagattaaaaataaaaactgaaatagcttggttgaaaaAGTGTCCACCcgccttgtaataacaatcctaaattagctcaggtgtaaccaatcaccttcaaaatcacacaccaagataagttgtctccacctgtgttaaattgtagtgattcacatgatttcaggataaattcagcagttcctgtaggttccctctgctgggtagtgcaaagactcaaccataaacaccagggtgctttcaaaagaactctaggacaaagttgttgaaaggcacagatcaggtgatgggtataaaaaacacatcacaggccctgaatatcccttggagcatggtcaagatgattattaagacttggaaggtgtatggcaccaccaagaccctgtctagatcaggccatccctccaaactggatgaccgagcaagaaggagactgatcagaaaggctaccaggaggccaatggcaactttacaagagctgcatgctcttatggccaagactggtcaaagtgtgcatgtgataacaatatcccaagcactccacaaatctgacctgtatggtagggtggcaagaaggaagccattactcaagaaagcccaccttgaatctcatttgatgtatgccaaaaaacactcaggagattctgtagcaatgtggcaaaaagtttcgTGGTCTGACGAAACgaaaaatggaaatttttggcctaaatgcaaagcattatgtttggcgaaaacccaacacagcgcatcacccaaagaacaccatccctactgtgaagcatggtggtcgcagcatcatgttatgggaatgtttctcatcggcagggactggggcacttgtcaggatagaagggaaaattaatggagcaaagtatagagataccttgaggaaaacctgcttccctctgcaagaaagctgaaactgggacggaagttca from Polyodon spathula isolate WHYD16114869_AA chromosome 11, ASM1765450v1, whole genome shotgun sequence encodes the following:
- the LOC121323651 gene encoding death-associated protein-like 1 yields the protein MVQLSKAGVNENPSLKAGHPPAGKAVGKRAAKKGGEENVPSEKEAKRPTAEKRSTAVLSRMQSISILLAGTLDKLSCEFPAATASVACNKPRPAVEKLHTPKKLYLIQQPRKC